From the genome of Pelobates fuscus isolate aPelFus1 chromosome 6, aPelFus1.pri, whole genome shotgun sequence, one region includes:
- the LOC134566137 gene encoding E3 SUMO-protein ligase KIAA1586-like, with protein sequence MSEPIMIHFISSNCADLCLTLHLTVTGPPHHCQQRQQRKEFFSKIEISKRKSSITDFFTKASNKKLHADSASCSTQSEPLLQAVVSAAETTPVSEPAVVDKVTDVAEDADVSDNILPECWDQNQWLELKKKYPWLFVDNGLLGCKVCCEVKHLGVSVSQGVSISKEWSTGTITPYGKTKKDVLTSLRKKIHIHKISEAHVKAGDIQAVSRKEILQSNIAEQQKHKFASTTKVFRTAYFCAKKNRPFTDFRDLMSLQVANGADLGCILHSEYTAAQIIDCIASEMRKKLCKAIVEQTPKISVYIDESTTVLIVYIRASVNGKDPVTFFLDLLDLPKADAQSIEATLLACLFKFGFSNDFLAENWIGACSDGASVMLGRKSGVLERLSQKYPKILYAVYHQSPKNLAELSECAKELEVQILKIGKVFSVRWVASSQRAIRAVWESYPALHSHFLKASLSSAHNSKQKSVFSGLNKVLTSVDYLLNLAGVADAVQEMGLLSEALQRDDITLPRAYQLINRSVRAIEKMKDMPGKHLKEAMESLEKGNFKGVTINPESTKGQVRINLPQFYQSLVDNLRSRLFALTASNRPAASSQSGEFETLVSEIDILNSQHWPINVDSPWFEGEVKMEQLCKRFRLSYASICEGFRDYIDNGGAEIPENLKPVVTAVNSLPVTSGDCERGFSTMNLVMSPIRSGLGIERLSSLLFISLIGPPVHLWDPLPYVTKWLTTHRSADDTKSRKVDNLAQQGQRYSSLWDIF encoded by the exons ATGTCGGAGCC aataatgattCATTTTATTTCATCCAATTGTGCTGATTTGTGCCTTACCCTGCACCTCACAGTCACCGGACCACCCCACCACTGCCAGCAGAGACAACAGAGGAAAGAGTTTTTCTCAAAAATAG AAATTAGCAAACGAAAAAGCAGCATTACGGATTTCTTCACGAAGGCATCCAATAAAAAATTACATGCTGATTCTGCAAGTTGCTCCACTCAGTCTGAGCCTTTGCTTCAGGCGGTGGTGTCCGCTGCAGAAACTACACCAGTCAGTGAACCGGCTGTAGTGGACAAGGTTACTGATGTAGCTGAAGATGCCGATGTCAGTGATAACATTCTTCCAGAATGTTGGGACCAGAATCAGTggctagaattaaaaaaaaagtaccctTGGCTGTTTGTAGACAATGGTCTTTTAGGGTGCAAAGTGTGTTGCGAGGTTAAACACCTTGGAGTGTCTGTTTCACAGGGTGTATCCATTTCTAAAGAATGGAGCACTGGTACAATTACAccatatggcaaaacaaaaaaagatgtgTTGACCTCACTACGTAAAAAAATCCACATACATAAGATTTCAGAAGCACATGTAAAGGCAGGAGATATCCAAGCAGTATCCAGAAAGGAGATTCTGCAATCCAATATTGCTGAACAGCAGAAGCATAAGTTTGCGTCCACTACTAAGGTATTTCGCACTGCTTACTTTTGTGCGAAAAAAAATCGCCCGTTCACAGACTTCAGAGATCTTATGAGCTTGCAGGTTGCAAATGGAGCTGACTTAGGATGTATTCTCCATAGTGAGTACACAGCAGCACAAATAATAGATTGCATTgctagtgaaatgagaaaaaagcTTTGCAAAGCAATTGTTGAGCAGACTCCAAAGATTTCTGTTTATATTGATGAGTCTACAACCGTGTTAATAGTTTATATTCGTGCCTCTGTTAACGGAAAAGACCCAGTCACTTTCTTTCTCGATTTGCTTGATTTGCCTAAAGCAGATGCACAGTCTATTGAAGCCACTCTTCTGGCTTGTCTTTTTAAATTTGGGTTCAGTAATGACTTTCTTGCCGAGAACTGGATTGGGGCTTGCAGCGATGGTGCAAGTGTAATGCTTGGAAGAAAGTCGGGTGTTCTGGAACGACTCAGTCAAAAATATCCAAAGATT TTGTATGCTGTGTATCATCAGTCACCAAAAAATCTGGCAGAGCTCTCAGAATGTGCAAAAGAATTAGAAGTGCAAATTCTTAAAATTGGAAAAGTTTTTTCAGTTAGATGGGTTGCTTCAAGCCAGAGAGCTATACGAGCAGTTTGGGAGTCATACCCTGCCCTACACAGTCATTTCTTGAAAGCAAGCTTAAGCTCAGCTCATAACAGTAAGCAGAAATCTGTATTTAGTGGCCTTAACAAGGTCTTGACATCAGTAGATTATCTGTTAAACCTTGCAGGGGTTGCGGATGCTGTTCAGGAAATGGGACTGTTATCTGAAGCTCTGCAAAGAGATGACATCACACTTCCACGAGCCTATCAGCTGATTAATCGTTCAGTTCGTGCCATTGAAAAAATGAAAGACATGCCTGGCAAACATCTGAAAGAAGCCATGGAATCGCTGGAGAAAGGGAATTTCAAAGGTGTGACCATCAATCCAGAGAGTACGAAAGGCCAAGTGAGGATAAATCTCCCTCAATTTTATCAAAGTTTGGTGGATAATTTACGCTCCAGACTCTTTGCTTTAACTGCGAGCAACAGACCTGCAGCTTCATCACAGTCAGGTGAATTTGAAACTCTTGTCTCTGAAATTGACATCCTGAATTCACAACACTGGCCAATCAATGTGGACAGTCCATGGTTTGAAGGTGAAGTGAAGATGGAGCAACTGTGCAAAAGATTCCGTCTCAGCTATGCATCCATCTGTGAAGGTTTCAGAGACTACATTGATAATGGTGGTGCAGAGATTCCTGAGAATCTAAAACCAGTGGTGACAGCAGTTAACAGTCTTCCAGTGACATCCGGTGATTGTGAAAGGGGCTTCAGTACAATGAATTTGGTGATGTCACCCATAAGGAGTGGGCTTGGCATTGAACGCCTGTCTTCTCTTTTGTTTATTAGTCTCATTGGGCCTCCTGTGCATTTATGGGATCCTTTACCATACGTCACAAAATGGCTGACCACACATCGCAGCGCAGATGATACTAAATCTCGAAAAGTTGATAATCTTGCACAGCAAGGGCAACGTTATTCCAGTTTGTGGGATATTTTCTAA